One Phaseolus vulgaris cultivar G19833 chromosome 2, P. vulgaris v2.0, whole genome shotgun sequence DNA window includes the following coding sequences:
- the LOC137812230 gene encoding protein neprosin-like translates to MGSSGSCGVTILLVFCLWGVFISLSSAARLSVSRQKLEVAKHLNRLNKSPVKTIQSPDGDTIDCVPVSKQPAFDHPFLKDHKIQTRPTFHPEGLFDDNKLSEKPKAKVHTPINQAWHANGRCPEDTIPIRRTKEEDVLRASSVRRYGRKKHRAIPKPRSAEPDLINQSGHQHAIAYVEGDKYFGAKATINVWEPKIQQPNEFSLSQLWILGGSFGQDLNSIEAGWQVSPDLYGDNNTRLFTYWTSDAYQATGCYNLLCSGFIQVNSEIAMGATITPVSGYRNSQFDISILIWKDPKEGHWWMQFGNDYVLGYWPSFLFSYLADSASMIEWGGEVVNSEPDGQHTSTQMGSGHFPEEGFGKASYFRNIQVVDSSNNLKAPKGLGVFTEQSNCYDVQTGSNGDWGHYFYYGGPGKNPNCQ, encoded by the exons ATGGGTTCTAGTGGTAGTTGTGGTGTCACTATTCTCCTTGTTTTCTGTCTATGGGGTGTGTTCATCTCCCTATCTTCTGCTGCTAGGCTCAGTGTTTCAAGGCAGAAGCTTGAGGTTGCAAAGCACTTGAATCGCTTGAACAAGTCTCCTGTTAAGACCATTCAG AGTCCAGATGGGGATACGATAGACTGTGTGCCAGTTTCGAAGCAGCCTGCATTTGATCATCCATTCCTCAAAGATCACAAGATTCAG ACAAGACCTACTTTCCACCCTGAAGGGCTTTTTGATGATAACAAGTTATCTGAAAAACCCAAAGCAAAAGTTCATACCCCCATCAATCAGGCGTGGCATGCGAATGGTAGATGCCCTGAGGACACAATACCCATCAGGAGAACAAAAGAGGAGGATGTTCTTAGAGCCAGTTCAGTCAGAAGGTATGGTAGGAAAAAGCACAGAGCAATTCCTAAGCCTAGGTCTGCAGAGCCTGATCTAATTAACCAGAGTGGTCATCAG CATGCAATAGCATATGTTGAAGGAGACAAGTATTTTGGAGCCAAAGCCACTATAAATGTGTGGGAACCCAAGATTCAACAACCTAATGAGTTCAGTTTGTCTCAGCTGTGGATATTGGGAGGCTCATTTGGTCAAGATCTCAATAGCATTGAAGCTGGCTGGCAG GTTAGCCCAGATTTATACGGTGATAACAACACGCGGTTATTCACATACTGGACT AGTGATGCATATCAAGCAACTGGCTGCTACAATCTTCTCTGCTCGGGGTTTATTCAAGTCAACAGTGAAATAGCAATGGGTGCAACTATTACCCCAGTTTCTGGATACCGAAACTCGCAGTTCGATATCAGTATACTTATCTGGAAG GACCCGAAAGAGGGACACTGGTGGATGCAATTTGGGAATGACTATGTGTTGGGGTATTGGCCTTCCTTCCTCTTCTCATATTTGGCTGACAGTGCTTCCATGATCGAGTGGGGAGGTGAAGTTGTGAATTCTGAGCCTGATGGTCAGCACACCTCAACTCAAATGGGCAGTGGTCATTTTCCTGAAGAGGGGTTTGGCAAAGCAAGTTACTTCAGGAACATTCAAGTGGTTGACAGCTCCAACAATCTCAAAGCTCCCAAAGGCCTAGGCGTTTTCACTGAGCAATCAAATTGTTATGATGTTCAAACAGGCAGTAATGGGGATTGGGGTCATTACTTTTACTATGGTGGCCCTGGTAAAAATCCTAATTGTCAATGA